The DNA region ACGTCAACAAGGACGCCTACCGTCGCGCCGTCCGCTCCGCCCGGGACTTCCTGGGCGGCCCGGCTGCGACGCCGTCCCGGCGGGACGGTCCGGTCAGCCGGCGGACGCCCGCGCCGCGCCGCTCGAGGAAGAGGACCTCCGCATGAACATCGACGATGTCGTCCTGAACTTCACCCCCGGCACGCTGGTCATCCTGAACGTCGTGCTCGGGCTCATCATGTTCGGGATCGCGCTGGACACCTCCGTCGAGGACTTCAGGGTCGTGGCCCGCAAGCCGAAGCCCTTCGTCATCGCGATCCTCGCCCAGTTGGTGGTGCTTCCGGCGGTCACCTTCGGGCTGACCCTGATCCTCCCGGTGACCGCGTCGATGGCGCTCGGGATGATCCTCGTGGCCTGCTGCCCACCCGGGAACATCTCGCAGGTGCTCACGCACCGCTCCGGCGGCAACGTCGCGCTGTCGGTGTCGATGACCGCGGTCGGCAACCTGCTCTACATCGTCGCGCTCCCGCTCAGCGTCGCGTTCTGGGGTTCGCTGCATCCGACCGCCCGGACTCTGCTCACGGCGGTCGAGCTCAACCCGTGGCAGATGCTGCTGGATGTCTTCTTGATCATCGGGCTGCCGTTCCTGCTGGGCCTCGCGATCCGGGCCCGCTTCGCCGTGTTCGCCGCGAAGGTGCAGCCGTTCGTCAAGTGGTTCTCGCTGCTGGCGCTGGTCGGCTTCATCGTGGCCGCTCTCGCCGGCAACTGGGCGTACTTCATCGCGTTCCTCGGCGTGATCCTGGCAGTCGTCGCCGTCCACGACGCTGTCGCCCTCGCCATCGGGTACGGCACGGCGGTGGTCGGTGGCCTCGGAACCCGCGAGCGCAAGGCGATGACTTTCGAGGTCGGCATTCGCAACGCCGGACTCGGGCTGGGACTGGTGTTCACGTTCTTCGGCGGGCTCGGCGGCATGGCCATCGTTGCCGGCTGGTGGGGCATCTGGGACATCATCGCCGGACTGCTCGTGGCCTCGCTGTGGGCGATCCACACCAAGCGGCGCACCGGCTCGACGAAGGGCGATGCGACCCGGCACGGCCACAGCGCACGATCGGGTGCCGGGGCGCCCGATCCGGCATCCGAGGCGACACCGTGAGCGTGCGCGCACTGGTCACCGGCGGCGCGGGGTTCCTCGGCTCGCACGTGGCCGCGGCTCTGGTCACTCACCCCGACGTCGAGCTCGTCGTCGCCGGGGACGTCCGGCGCCCCGAGCATCCGCTGGAGGGCGTGGTGTACGACGACTGCGACGTGACCCGATCGGCCGGACTGGCTCTGCTGATGCAACGGCACGCCATCAACGTCGTCGTGCATCTGGCGGCGATCGTCAGCCCCGGCCGGGACGTGGAGATGGAGTACCGCGTCGACGTCGACGGCTCGCGTCACGTCCTGGACGCGTGCGTCGCGACCGGGGTGCGGCGGATCGTGGTCTCATCGTCCGGAGCGGCCTACGGGTACCATGCGGACAGCCCGGAGTGGCTGCGGGAGTCCGACCCGGTCCGCGGCAGCGAGGAGTTCCCCTACTCCCGGCACAAGCGGCTGGTGGAGGAGATGCTCGCCGAGGCGCGGGTGTCCCACCCCGGCCTCGAGCAGGTGGTCTTCCGCATCGGGACCATCCTCGGCCCCACTGTCCGCAACCAGATCACCGCGCTCTGGGACGGACCGCGCGTGCTGGCCGTCCGCGGATCGCAGTCTCCGTTCGTGTTCGTCTGGGTGGACGATGTCGCGGCGGCGATGGCGCGGGCGGCCACCGACGGGCCCCCGGGGATCTACAACGTCGCCGGCGACGGCAGGGTCACCGTGCGCGAGATCGCCGCGCGACTGGGCAAGCCGGTGCTGACCGTCCCGGCCGGGGTGCTCGGCTTCGCCCTGCGCGTGGGCCGGATGCTGCATCTCACGGTCCACGGACCCGAGCAGGTCGGCTTCCTCCGGTACCGCCCGGTGCTCGCGAACGATGCGCTCAAGCGCGACTTCGGCTTCACGCCCACGCGGACCAGCCGCGAGGCGTTCGAGGAGTACCTCGCCACTCATCCCGGCGTCGCCCGCGCCTGACCGCCGCCCCGGTCGCGGCATCCCCGGTCCCGCGCCGAGTGGCCTGACTGTCCGCCGCCCCGGCGTCCTCGCTGTCCCGTGTCCCGTGTCCCGTGTCCCGTGTCCCACTTCGGCAGGCGACACGCCGGGCGTCGGATGCGCAAGTGGGACACCGGGGCGAGGGCGTGGGGCTGGGGCGAGGGATGCCGGGTCAGGGGCGCCAGCCTGCCTCGTGCAGCGCCTCCCGCACGAGCGCGACGGCGGTCGGCCGATCGCCGCGCATGTGATGCCGCAGGATGCGAACGTGCCGCCACCCCGCACGGCGGATGGCGCTCCACCGATCGGCGTCGCGCTCGAACTGCCGGACATCCTCCGCGTGGACGCGCCCGTCGTACTCGACCGCGACGCGCCAGCGCCGGTAGGCCAGGTCCAGGCGCGCGATCGCCCGGCCGTACGCGTCCCGGAGGACCCAGTTCACCTCGGGCTCGGGCAGGCCGGTGCGTACGATCAGCAAGCGCAGGCGGGTCTCCTCCGGGGACTCGACACCGGCTCGGACGTGGTTCAGGGCTGAACGCATCGTCGTCGCGGACCGGCCGCGGAGCATGCGGACCTCGTCCCTGAGCTCCTCGACGGTGCCCCAGCCCTGATGGACGATGGCGTCCGCAGCGACGACCAGGTCGTCGTGGCGCCAGAGGCTGCCGGCCTGCCGCCACGCCCGGACGGGATGCTCCAACGGCATGCCGGCATGCACCACGATCGCCGGCTCGCGCACCTGGAGTCGGTGACCGATCACCCCCTGCGTGCGCGGTTCGCGAGCCGGCCGGTGCGCCGCGACGTGCAGCCCCACTCGGTGCGGCCACCGCGGGGTGGGCAGTCCGACGAGCGCGAGCGCGGTCTCGCCCCAGAAGAACTGCCAGGGCGCCAGCCTCGGCGCGTACTGGAGGCACATCAGCACAAGCGGATCGTCGCTGTCGGCGAAGAACGCGTCCGGGGTGCGCACGCCGTGGAAAGGGCGGCCCAGATCGGAACCGGCGAGTCGCCCCCGGCCGACGCCGAGCTCACGCGCGACACCCACCGTGAACGGCTGCCCGGACAGTTCGACGGG from Microbacterium sp. zg-B185 includes:
- a CDS encoding bile acid:sodium symporter family protein produces the protein MNIDDVVLNFTPGTLVILNVVLGLIMFGIALDTSVEDFRVVARKPKPFVIAILAQLVVLPAVTFGLTLILPVTASMALGMILVACCPPGNISQVLTHRSGGNVALSVSMTAVGNLLYIVALPLSVAFWGSLHPTARTLLTAVELNPWQMLLDVFLIIGLPFLLGLAIRARFAVFAAKVQPFVKWFSLLALVGFIVAALAGNWAYFIAFLGVILAVVAVHDAVALAIGYGTAVVGGLGTRERKAMTFEVGIRNAGLGLGLVFTFFGGLGGMAIVAGWWGIWDIIAGLLVASLWAIHTKRRTGSTKGDATRHGHSARSGAGAPDPASEATP
- a CDS encoding SDR family oxidoreductase produces the protein MSVRALVTGGAGFLGSHVAAALVTHPDVELVVAGDVRRPEHPLEGVVYDDCDVTRSAGLALLMQRHAINVVVHLAAIVSPGRDVEMEYRVDVDGSRHVLDACVATGVRRIVVSSSGAAYGYHADSPEWLRESDPVRGSEEFPYSRHKRLVEEMLAEARVSHPGLEQVVFRIGTILGPTVRNQITALWDGPRVLAVRGSQSPFVFVWVDDVAAAMARAATDGPPGIYNVAGDGRVTVREIAARLGKPVLTVPAGVLGFALRVGRMLHLTVHGPEQVGFLRYRPVLANDALKRDFGFTPTRTSREAFEEYLATHPGVARA